One genomic window of Daphnia pulex isolate KAP4 chromosome 12, ASM2113471v1 includes the following:
- the LOC124209790 gene encoding putative peptidyl-tRNA hydrolase PTRHD1, which yields MAGLVQYVIIRGDLKSVLQWPLGALMAQACHASTAVTHLFYHDPNTQAYLADLDNMHKVVLEIADEPAIRALAEKLVEKKIDHKLWTEQPENIPTCLVTKPYPKAEVQSLFRHLKLCKG from the exons ATGGCTGGGCTCGTTCAATATGTCATTATCCGGGGTGATTTGAAATCG GTACTTCAATGGCCACTCGGGGCTTTGATGGCTCAAGCTTGCCACGCTTCTACAGCTGTCACTCACCTTTTTTACCATGATCCAAATACCCAGGCGTATTTAGCCGACTTGGATAACATGCATAAAGTTGTCTTAGAG ATTGCCGATGAACCAGCCATTAGAGCACTAGCAGAGAAgcttgttgaaaagaaaatcgatcaCAAGTTATGGACTGAGCAACCAGAAAACATACCAACTTGCCTTGTTACCAAACCATATCCTAAAGCGGAAGTCCAGTCTCTTTTTAGACATTTAAAGTTATGTAAAgggtaa
- the LOC124209786 gene encoding phosphoethanolamine N-methyltransferase-like, whose protein sequence is MSNSDVRQAMLSYWEQYEPSIESMMLSQDANELDRMEKDEILSYLPPIKGRSILELGSGIGRFTEHLAENAKHLTTVDFMADYVEKNRQRHGHHAHVDFLRADVTELQFPADKKFDVIFSNWLLMYLSDEEIKVLTRNMLSWLKDGGYLFIRESCFHPSGNIKLGSNPTFYRSPNEYFSLLQKEIGSCLSDDGEDHHRSVFELSRANSVSAYVKAKGNPNQLCFLLKKMPYSAQEYESFQAFLDENQYSRKSILRYEKIFGPTYISTGGQETTIEFCKKLDLTPGQKVLDVGCGIGGSAFHMAREYGVEVRGVDLSTNMITLALENQAKQEEEVKKKVCFEITDITKAIFPDESFDVIYSRDTLLHIGDKETLFANFFKWLRPGGKVLISDYCRGDQEHSEHFLRYVAQRGYHLLTVPDYGTIFTKVGFASIEAKDVTDYFVEILHKETKFFSEQKEDFIKEFSAEDYNDILSGWQDKIQRCSEGDQAWGLFIAHK, encoded by the exons ATGAGCAACA GTGATGTCCGACAGGCCATGTTGTCCTATTGGGAGCAATATGAACCCAGCATCGAATCCATGATGCTCAGTCAGGATGCCAACGAGCTGGACCGCATGGAAAAGGACGAAATCCTGTCCTATTTGCCGCCCATCAAAGGACGTTCCATCCTGGAACTCGGCTCGGGCATCGG GAGGTTTACGGAACATTTGGCGGAGAACGCCAAACACCTGACGACAGTCGATTTCATGGCCGATTACGTGGAGAAGAATCGCCAGCGCCACGGCCACCACGCTCACGTGGACTTTCTGCGTGCCGATGTCACCGAGCTGCAATTCCCGGCTGACAAGAAATTCGACGTCATCTTCTCCAATTGGCTTCTCATGTACCTGAGCGACGAGGAAATCAAAGTCCTCACTCGCAACATGCTCTCCTGGCTCAAAGACGGCGGATACCTTTTCATCCGCGAATCGTGCTTCCATCCGTCCG GCAACATCAAGCTCGGTTCCAACCCGACATTCTACCGCTCGCCGAACGAATACTTTAGCCTCTTGCAAAAGGAAATAGGCAGTTGTTTGTCGGACGACGGCGAGGATCATCATCGAAGCGTCTTTGAGCTGTCCAGAGCCAATTCCGTCTCCGCTTACGTCaag GCTAAAGGTAATCCCAACCAATTGTGCTTCTTGCTGAAGAAAATGCCTTACTCTGCTCAAGAATACGAGAGCTTCCAGGCCTTCCTGGATGAGAACCAATACTCGAGAAAAAGCATTCTGCGTTATGAGAAAATCTTTGGGCCCACTTACATCAGCACTGGAGGACAGGAGACCACTATc GAATTCTGCAAGAAACTTGATTTAACACCAGGCCAGAAAGTCCTCGATGTGGGATGCGGCATCGGCGGTTCCGCTTTCCACATGGCTAGAGAGTACGGAGTTGAAGTAAGAGGTGTCGATCTTTCCACTAACATGATCACACTTGCTCTTGAAAACCAAGCtaagcaagaagaagaggttaAAAAGAAG gtcTGTTTTGAAATCACGGATATCACGAAAGCCATCTTCCCTGACGAGTCGTTTGACGTTATCTACAGCCGAGACACTCTGTTGCACATTGGCGACAAAGAAACGCTTTTTGCCAACTTTTTC aaatgGCTGAGACCTGGAGGCAAAGTTTTGATTTCCGACTATTGTCGTGGAGATCAAGAGCACTCTGAACACTTTTTGCGCTACGTCGCCCAGCGCGGTTATCATTTGTTGACCGTTCCCGACTACGGCACCATCTTTACCAAAGTCGGATTCGCTAGCATTGAAGCCAAAGATGTCACCGATTACTTCGTCGAGATTCTGCACAAGGAAACGAAATTTTTCTCCGAGCAAAAAGAGGATTTCATCAAGGAATTTTCGGCAGAAGATTACAACGATATCCTATCCGGATGGCAAGACAAGATTCAGCGCTGCAGTGAAGGTGACCAAGCTTGGGGTCTATTCATTGCTCACAAGTAA
- the LOC124209787 gene encoding homogentisate 1,2-dioxygenase-like: protein MWEDLKYLTGFGNEFATEDPRCPASLPAGQNTPQVCPYGLYAEQLSGSAFTAPRETNRRTWFYRIRPAVVHRPFQRIDSSHLTVDFSAHPPNPNQMRWKPFDIPTDGQVDFVQGLRTVCGAGQPATRSGLAVHIYTCNVGMENKSMQNSDGDFLIVPQQGTLRIKTEFGRLVVAPNEICVIQQGMRFSVDVEGPTRGYILEVYDTHFILPNLGPIGANGLANPRDFKTPSAWFEDLDVEHTVVNKYGGHLFQAVQDHSPYDVVAWHGNYAPYKYDLADFMVINSVAYDHCDPSIFTVLTCPSVRPGVAIADFVIFPPRWAVTERTFRPPYYHRNCMSEFMGLIQGKYEAKEEGFQPGGATLHSIMTPHGPDAACFEGASKAELKPARVADGTQSFMFESSLMLAVTEWAEETCSKLDKAYYECWQPLKKHFRIAEP, encoded by the exons ATGTGGGAAGACCTAAAG TATCTGACGGGGTTCGGCAACGAGTTCGCCACTGAAGATCCCAGATGCCCAGCCTCGTTACCTGCTGGTCAAAATACTCCCCAAGTTTGCCCTTACGGCCTCTATGCTGAGCAGCTGTCAGGCTCAGCTTTCACTG CCCCGAGGGAAACGAATCGTCGGACGTGGTTCTATCGCATCCGCCCGGCTGTTGTGCACCGACCGTTTCAACGCATCGATTCCTCCCATTTGACTGTCGATTTCTCGGCCCATCCGCCCAATCCCAATCAG ATGCGATGGAAGCCGTTCGACATTCCGACTGATGGCCAAGTCGATTTCGTTCAAGGTTTGCGGACAGTGTGCGGAGCTGGCCAACCTGCCACTCGCAGTGGCTTGGCCGTCCACATTTACACCTGTAACGTTGGCATGGAAAACAAATCGATGCAAAACTCTGACGGAGATTTTCTGATtg TTCCGCAGCAAGGGACGTTGAGAATCAAAACGGAATTCGGCCGTTTGGTGGTTGCCCCGAATGAAATCTGCGTCATCCAACAAGGAATGCGCTTTAGCGTCGACGTCGAAGGACCCACGCGAGGTTACATCCTTGAAGTCTACGAcactcatttcattttacctAATTTGGGTCCTATCG GTGCAAACGGGTTGGCCAATCCCAGGGATTTTAAGACGCCTAGCGCCTGGTTCGAAGATCTGGACGTCGAGCACACTGTGGTCAACAAATACGGCGGTCATCTCTTCCAGGCTGTTCAGGATCACAGTCCCTACGACGTGGTGGCTTGGCATGGAAATTACGCTCCTTATAAATACGATCTGGCCGATTTTATGGTCATCAACTCTGTCGCTTACGATCACTGC GATCCTTCGATATTTACCGTGTTGACTTGTCCGTCTGTTCGCCCTGGTGTGGCCATTGCTGATTTCGTCATCTTCCCACCGAGGTGGGCGGTGACGGAGCGTACATTCCGGCCACCTTACTATCACC GTAATTGCATGAGCGAATTTATGGGTCTCATTCAAGGGAAATACGAGGCCAAGGAAGAAGGCTTCCAGCCCGGAGGGGCCACTTTGCATTCCATTATGACTCCTCACGGACCAGACGCCGCTTGCTTCGAAGGTGCCTCCAAGGCAGAGCTGAAACCTGCACGAGTAGCCGATGGTACCCAGTCGTTCATGTTTGAATCGTCGCTGATGTTGGCCGTCACTGAATGGGCTGAAGAAACTTGCTCGAAACTGGACAAAGCCTATTACGAGTGCTGGCAACCGCTAAAGAAACACTTCCGGATCGCCGAACCCTAA